TATTATCCAGCAAGTTAAATGCATTTGTAATCCCAACTATCCATATAAGTGTGATAATACTGCTAATAAAATTGTTCTCTATAAAAAGTGTTATTCTTATACCAAAACTAATAAGCAGTAATGCAACCATTATCTGTGCCATTAGTTTTGTCTTTGCGGATAATTTGTAAATATCGTCAACCAGCCCCAACCCCAATATAAGTATTCCACTAAACAAAATAACAACTAGTTTGGGTAACACAGCCTTTATTGAAACGATTTCACTGAGTAAAAAATCAGGCATTAAGTGTGTTAGAGAAAAAATCTCAGAACAAAAGAAGAGTATCAACAAATTTATAAGCACTGTTCCTATAAATGCTATACATATTGCTACTCCTCCAAGTAATGGTTTAGGTTTTAGATGTATCTTCCTGTCGTCCGGTTGATCAAGTATGCTATGACTTATTGCAAATTTCCGAGCAACAGGAACCAGGATAAGACTTAAAAGGAAGGGCACTATAAAACAGCAAAAATAAACTACATACCACATATACTAATCCCCAAATTATGTAAATTCTATGGATAAAACTCGAAATCCGAATATCAAAATCCTAAACAAATCCAAAATCTTAATTTTCAAAATTCCAAACATTGTTTCAGTCATTTGTGCTTTGGTCATTTGATATTGTTTCGTATTTCGTGCTTCGTGCTTCGAATTTAATTTTTTTTGTAATTAGATTATCATATATTCCTTTTATTTTATCAATCATTGTTTCTATGCGAAATGCCGGATCCACAAGTTTTTTACCATTTATGCCCATTTTCTCTGCCTTTTCTGCATTATTTAGCAAATCTATTACTCTATCTGATAGTCCTTTAGTATCTTTAGGCCTAACAAGATAACCTGTGTAGCCCTTATGCACTAATTCCCTGGCACCATCAATATCAAAGCTCACTACAGGCTTGGACATTGCCATTGCCTGAGGTATAACTCTTGCCAACCCTTCTCTTAATGAAGTATGCACAACTACATCCATTGCAGCGATAAATCTTGGCACATCATCATGCGGGACAAGTCCAGCAAAAATAAATCTATCTTTTAATCCCATTTGCCTAACCATCTCTTCTAATTGTCCCCTTAAAATTCCATCTCCTACAATTAAAAAATATACATTCTGCACGCACTCCGAAATATATTTCGATGCGCTGATAAAATATTCATAGCCCTTTAAAGGGAAAAGCCTTGCTACTTTACCTACAACCTTAGCGTCAACAGGCAGCCCGATATTTCTTTTTGCTTGACGGGAACTTGTTTTCTCATCTATAAACTTACCTAAATCCATACCGCTATAAACCGTTACGTATCCATAAACAGGTTTTACGTCTGCAGCCTGCGCTTTTTGAGCCATATTTTCGCAGACAGTAATTATCTTATCTGTGTATTTCCCGGCCAATCTCTCCAAGCGGATATAAAGAAAGTTTAGAAACCTGCTCTGATACGGATGAAACGGCAAACCATGTATTGTATGTATGATTACACTGCGTCCTGCCAGTTTTGCTGCAAGTCTTCCAATGATACCTGCTTTTGAGGAATGCGTATGTACTATATCAAAATCATTCATCCTTATCAGTTTATATAAAGATAAAAAAGCGCTTATGTCTCTAAAGGGATTTATATTCCTTGTCAGTCCGTTAATGGTTACTAAATTTACTCCGGATTCTTTTGCCTTGCTCACGAGACTTCCTTCAGGACCTGTGGTAGGCCCTGAAGCTAATGTAACATCATAGGCAGGATCCTTCATCAATCCTTCCACTGTGTACAATGTGTTTTCCTGCGCTCCACCCAAAATCAGGCGAGTAATTATGTGAAGAACCTTTACTTTTTCCATAACAATCTATCTATTCCTATTGATGCCAGCACAATAACAGCAGGCATTAGGGGAAGTCTGAATCTCATAGTGCCGTAGAATACCATGCAAAAAATGCTGGTATACACTATAAGACAGTACAAAGGTAAAACAAGTTTCCAGTTTCGTATACTCAAAAATATTCCAATAAGAAAAAACGGAAGGATCAATCCATAAGAAAATATGCTTATTAATTTGTATTTTATGTTGGTGAAGCCGGATGTCCAATAAGGAAAAACCCTCCACAATCTCCCAACTTTTTTTACACTCATTTTAAGAAAAGTTACAGGATTGTGTCTTATAAATTCCAATCCTTTCTTAAACATATATTTAGATGCTTCAAATTCTTTCATGCTTCCTGTCTCTTCCGGCTCTATAAAATCAACGTGTCTAATGCACCCGCCAGTTTTATTCATCGGGTTATTCCCGCTGTAAAAAACTCGCCCTGCTTCAGTAGTAATAGGAATAAATTTCTCAAAAACAATATAGTTTCTTATAGTCCAGGGCAATATTACTAAAAACATAGTTACTAAAATTATAGCACTGCCTTTAAGTCTGCGTTTAGGCACCCAAAAATAGCACATTACAAAAAACAGTCCAAATCCCATTGCAATAGGTCTTGTAAGCACTGAAAGTCCCAAAAATATACCCGCTAACAATGAGTCTTGATAGGAACCTCTTTTTACAAATCTGATTAAATATAATAAGGATAAACAGGAGAGAAAAACAAACAAAGTCTCTGTAAGAACGTACGCGCTATAGAAAACATAAAAAGGATAAAACATAGAAATACATGCAGAAATCATCGCAGCTCTTTTAGAAGCAATCTCTTTGCCAATTAAATAGGTAATAATAGGAACTAGAGAACTTATACAAACTTGAAAAATTCTTGCCGGCCAGTAACCTTGTCCAAAAAACTTAAAAATTCCGGCAAGAATAAATGGAAAAAGAGGAGCTCTGTTTGCTAAAAGGTTTGAATCAGGCAACATGTTGAACCCATTACCTGAGGCAATGTTTTTTGCAATCAGAATGTACTGAGCCGCATCGCCAAAAAGAGAACGCTCAATGTGTATTATGTGCTGAGAAAAGAAATAGAGATATATAAATCTGACAACAAAGGAAAATAAGAAAATATAAAGTGCAAAAAGATGTCTATGTTTTTTATCTGGCATTATTTATTTTAATATTATTGAATATTTAGTATACTCAAACCATTGTTTAGCTGCAAATCTTATTATGCTATCCTGAAAATTTTTGAGACAAAGAAAAACCATGGAATGCAAAATGGTGACATCCAAAAAAGCAGAAACAAGTAAGATTTCCGTCATGATATTGTCTCTTCTAATGCTTATTTCCGCATATGTATATACAAGTGGAATAAGATTTGGACTTCCATCTCAAGCCTTAAACAACCTATATTTTACAAACAAAGACAGCATTCAAGCTACAATGGCAAAGATTAAGAGCTACTCCCCAGAAGAAATATGGAAAGGCATGAGAGTGCATTTAGTCTATCATCCCGAAGAAGTAGAAAAAAAAGCGCCAAGAAATCTGTACAATTCTATAAGAAGTTACCATCCAGACGAGTATTATCTGATAAAAAGCTTATCTACTATGAATCCAAAAGAATTGGATTTTAATCCTAATCAGTTCGTAGTTGGTGGAGCGTATCTATACTCGATAGGGTTTTTACTTTTTTTACTTTCTAAGTTTAATTTAATTGCTATTACTTCTGATCTGGCTTTCTATTTTCTTCACCCTGAAGAGATTGCTAAGTTTTATATAGTTGGAAGATTTGTAACAGCGTTATATGGGATCAGTATTATTGTTTTAAGCTACTTCATATTTAAAAAGGTGTTTAAAAATAATATTGGTTCATTCATAAGCAGTCTCTTAATTTTAGTCACGCCTCTAATGTTATTAAATGCCCATTATATGTATGTTGATGTTCCTGGTTTATTCTGGATAATGGCGTGTTTGTTTGTTACAACCAAATTTATTGAAAGATTTTCCTTCAAAAAAGTTTTCTTAGCAGGTCTATTTTCTGGTCTTGCCTGTGGAACAAAGGTAACCTTTGGCGCAACTCTGATAATACCTGTAATCGGAATTCTTCTTAGTTATAAGGATTTAAAACAGTTATTTAAAGGACTTGCCTTAACCGTTGCAGTGTTCTTGCTCTTCTTTTTTGTAACAAACCCTTACTTCTTTATAACTTTTCCCAAACCTTTGATTGCCTTGAGTGAGCATACAGGTTTATCTTTTAGCTGGAGGTTCTATATTTCCAGCTTAAAATATGGCCTAGGCATTCCTCTTCTTGTTTTTATTTTAATTGGTATTCTAATTAAATTATGGCTCTTCAGAGAGAATAAACTTTTTGAAAAAAAAGCAGTGTTACTCTTCTTATTCTGGGTGCTTTTTTTCTTTGTTTTTATTTCTTTCTTTTCAAAAACATTTTCCAGGTATATTCTTCCCATTGTTCCTTCACTCATTATTCTTGGATGCAGTGGATGGTTTGAACTATTAAGCAAGCTGAAATCCATAAAAAAGCATATCGGTTATTCTATAATCATCTTTGTTCTGTTATTTACATTCTGTTATGGAATGAGTTATGAAAAACTTTTGGCAAAAAAAAATGTGCGGACTGAGGCAGGAGAATGGATTGCAAAAAATATAAAGCAATCCTCAACTGTTGGAATGACAGAGATTCCATGGCAGCTTCAAATGCCTCCTATAGATGAAACCAAATATAAGCTTATGATAGTGGGACATGACTATTCTGAATTGCCGAAGAAAAAGCCCGAGTATTTTATAACATCCAATATGCAGTATGGATTTAATTACACTGTTCCGGAGATTAAAAAAGGTTCTCTCTCTACAGGATTTTTTCATAACTTGTTTACGTCTCGCGAGTATGAGATATGCAAGGTATTCCATAAGCCGCTCTCATTTTTGGGAATTAGATTCAAGCAGTTTGGCGCTTCACAGGATCTCTGGTATGTAAATCCAATCATAGTAGTGCTAAAATCTAGAGAATAGTGGAAAAAAAAATTATATCTTTAATCCTCGCTGCTTCATTTGCTGTATATGCTTACAGTTTACATAACTGGTTCTGCCTTGAAGATTTTCGACATATTGCGAATGCTTTTTTAATAAAAAGAAATTTTATTTATTTATTGAGGCCTGTAGGGTCCGACAGAATAACCATACAACCTTTCGTTTATTTCATGTATTATTTTAATTATGTGATTTTCGGAATAAAATCATGGGGATATCATCTTACAAGTATCCTGAATCATTTAATAAATATCTTGCTTCTATTTTTTCTTGTCAAAAAGATAACAAAGGATAAACTATCCGCCTATTTTGCCTGCCTTCTTTTTGCTCTATCCTTTGCTTTTTCATCTGCAATTTTTCATAACGCTCAAAAAGACGAACTTGCAAGCATTTCTTTTTGTCTTCTCTGTTTATTAACGTTTGGGAAATGGCTAAGAGTTAAAATTAAAAGATACTATATCTATTCGTTTATCTTTTTTATATTTGGGTTAATGACTCATGCAAGCATTATTTTGTTTCCTGTTATCCTTTTTTTGTATTGTTTCTATATTGAGCAAAAAAAAATCGAACTCAGGATTTTTATTCCTTTTTTAGTGACTTCTCTTGGTTTTTTTCTTCTGGCAAGATACTCCTCTCCCTTAGCTGCATCAGTTTTCAGTCCCGTTGAAGGAGGAAGTGGATATAGCTTAATTGGAATTCATCCATGGAGAAACTTGGCAAATTATCTGGTAGCGCTCTATTTCCCAAATGTCACTCAAAGTATTTCTGTTAATCTTGATAAGCTGCCTTTTTCCTCTCTTCTGATTTTTACAGTAAGATTGCTTTTGGTTATTACTCCATGTATATTTATTATGCTTTTCAAATTCGGGAATAGGATTGTCCGCTTTTCAATTGCATGGATTGTGATTATGCTCTTTATGTGCCTTCTTTTTACATCTCCAATTTCAACATATTATCTCTACTTTGCCTTTCCATGTTTTGCGCTTA
Above is a window of bacterium DNA encoding:
- a CDS encoding glycosyltransferase family 39 protein, with the protein product MEKKIISLILAASFAVYAYSLHNWFCLEDFRHIANAFLIKRNFIYLLRPVGSDRITIQPFVYFMYYFNYVIFGIKSWGYHLTSILNHLINILLLFFLVKKITKDKLSAYFACLLFALSFAFSSAIFHNAQKDELASISFCLLCLLTFGKWLRVKIKRYYIYSFIFFIFGLMTHASIILFPVILFLYCFYIEQKKIELRIFIPFLVTSLGFFLLARYSSPLAASVFSPVEGGSGYSLIGIHPWRNLANYLVALYFPNVTQSISVNLDKLPFSSLLIFTVRLLLVITPCIFIMLFKFGNRIVRFSIAWIVIMLFMCLLFTSPISTYYLYFAFPCFALMVGNGLSVLKTKIKRKFLWKIVMCAFTCYLLVSIFIIQVIEKKYETKGKKSYNVLQKINQKIPFSQELKHFYFINADDFNVNFLSENIQLFRQDRIIVHISLFDTNGSINYDLHKEYRKKDPEFKNVVTNGVAAYHNSYLIRFKGDQILRIRKL
- a CDS encoding glycosyltransferase family 39 protein — protein: MECKMVTSKKAETSKISVMILSLLMLISAYVYTSGIRFGLPSQALNNLYFTNKDSIQATMAKIKSYSPEEIWKGMRVHLVYHPEEVEKKAPRNLYNSIRSYHPDEYYLIKSLSTMNPKELDFNPNQFVVGGAYLYSIGFLLFLLSKFNLIAITSDLAFYFLHPEEIAKFYIVGRFVTALYGISIIVLSYFIFKKVFKNNIGSFISSLLILVTPLMLLNAHYMYVDVPGLFWIMACLFVTTKFIERFSFKKVFLAGLFSGLACGTKVTFGATLIIPVIGILLSYKDLKQLFKGLALTVAVFLLFFFVTNPYFFITFPKPLIALSEHTGLSFSWRFYISSLKYGLGIPLLVFILIGILIKLWLFRENKLFEKKAVLLFLFWVLFFFVFISFFSKTFSRYILPIVPSLIILGCSGWFELLSKLKSIKKHIGYSIIIFVLLFTFCYGMSYEKLLAKKNVRTEAGEWIAKNIKQSSTVGMTEIPWQLQMPPIDETKYKLMIVGHDYSELPKKKPEYFITSNMQYGFNYTVPEIKKGSLSTGFFHNLFTSREYEICKVFHKPLSFLGIRFKQFGASQDLWYVNPIIVVLKSRE
- a CDS encoding glycosyltransferase family 4 protein, translating into MEKVKVLHIITRLILGGAQENTLYTVEGLMKDPAYDVTLASGPTTGPEGSLVSKAKESGVNLVTINGLTRNINPFRDISAFLSLYKLIRMNDFDIVHTHSSKAGIIGRLAAKLAGRSVIIHTIHGLPFHPYQSRFLNFLYIRLERLAGKYTDKIITVCENMAQKAQAADVKPVYGYVTVYSGMDLGKFIDEKTSSRQAKRNIGLPVDAKVVGKVARLFPLKGYEYFISASKYISECVQNVYFLIVGDGILRGQLEEMVRQMGLKDRFIFAGLVPHDDVPRFIAAMDVVVHTSLREGLARVIPQAMAMSKPVVSFDIDGARELVHKGYTGYLVRPKDTKGLSDRVIDLLNNAEKAEKMGINGKKLVDPAFRIETMIDKIKGIYDNLITKKIKFEARSTKYETISNDQSTND
- a CDS encoding glycosyltransferase family 39 protein, with product MPDKKHRHLFALYIFLFSFVVRFIYLYFFSQHIIHIERSLFGDAAQYILIAKNIASGNGFNMLPDSNLLANRAPLFPFILAGIFKFFGQGYWPARIFQVCISSLVPIITYLIGKEIASKRAAMISACISMFYPFYVFYSAYVLTETLFVFLSCLSLLYLIRFVKRGSYQDSLLAGIFLGLSVLTRPIAMGFGLFFVMCYFWVPKRRLKGSAIILVTMFLVILPWTIRNYIVFEKFIPITTEAGRVFYSGNNPMNKTGGCIRHVDFIEPEETGSMKEFEASKYMFKKGLEFIRHNPVTFLKMSVKKVGRLWRVFPYWTSGFTNIKYKLISIFSYGLILPFFLIGIFLSIRNWKLVLPLYCLIVYTSIFCMVFYGTMRFRLPLMPAVIVLASIGIDRLLWKK